CAAGCCGTTCAGCTTGCGGGAGTTGCTGGCGCGGGTGCGGGCGCATTTACGCCGCGAAGGCACGGCTACTGCGGCAGCCGCCGTTCCGGAGAAATATTCCTTCGACGAGGTGGTGGTGGATTTCAAACGGCATGAAGTTTATAAAGCCGGCAAGCTGCAAGAGTTGACGAATCGTGAATTCCGCTTGCTGGAATATTTCATTCAACATCCGGGCGAGTTAATCACGCGCGACCGGCTCTTGGATGACATTTGGGGCTACGATGTTTATCCGACTACCCGCACAGTCGACAACCATATTCTGCGCTTGCGCAAGCATATCGAGCCGGATCCGGAAAACCCGCGTTACATCAAGACCGTGCGCGGAGCCGGGTATTTGTTTGAAATTGCAAAATGAAACTAGAAGATATGAATGACCAACTGGCAACGAGCAACAAGAAACAAGTCGCTGATCAACCAACCACTGCGCTCGGCGTCCGCATGCACGGCGCCTCGTTGACGC
The window above is part of the Cytophagia bacterium CHB2 genome. Proteins encoded here:
- a CDS encoding response regulator transcription factor: MKKILIVEDDAAIVLGLEGALQDEGYETYVARTGGEGLRLAKERQPDLLILDLMLPGMSGLEICKRLRDEGAKTPVIMLTSKSEENDKVLGLELGADDYVTKPFSLRELLARVRAHLRREGTATAAAAVPEKYSFDEVVVDFKRHEVYKAGKLQELTNREFRLLEYFIQHPGELITRDRLLDDIWGYDVYPTTRTVDNHILRLRKHIEPDPENPRYIKTVRGAGYLFEIAK